A portion of the Collinsella aerofaciens genome contains these proteins:
- a CDS encoding glycoside hydrolase family 1 protein has translation MANIKFPEGFYWGGATAANQFEGAWNVDGRGPSVDDHFLGGSYKEPRQITIDIDPNRFYPNHDGIDFYHHYEEDIALFAEMGFNMFRMSISWSRIFPNGDDAEPNEAGLAFYDRVFDCLRAHNIEPLVTLSHYEMPYHLVEKYNGWASRELIGFFEKYCQTVFDRYQDKVKFWLTFNEINCGTQDMGNLFGTSMIQGFEGPASAVHTTPQARMQALHHQFVASGRVVRYAHEHYPQFKMGNMDCFILSYAATCDPADVFATQQEMNTMNWYCSDVQVRGKYPFYAKRFWAENDVELVMEDGDLQDIADGEVDFYTFSYYMSGTVGTHKDHEMTEGNMTFGGKNPYLESTDWGWQIDPLGLRIALNEIYARYEIPLMVVENGMGAYDEVEEDGSIHDPYRIAYLQSHVKAMGEAIADGVDLIAYTWWGPIDLVSAGTGEMRKRYGFIHVDKYDDGTGTYERRRKDSFYAYQKIIKSNGAEGLD, from the coding sequence ATGGCAAACATCAAGTTCCCCGAGGGTTTCTATTGGGGCGGCGCCACGGCCGCCAATCAGTTTGAGGGCGCTTGGAACGTTGACGGCCGCGGTCCGTCGGTCGACGACCACTTCTTGGGCGGCAGCTACAAGGAGCCGCGCCAGATTACGATCGACATCGACCCCAACCGCTTCTACCCCAATCATGACGGTATCGACTTTTACCATCACTACGAGGAGGACATCGCGCTGTTCGCCGAGATGGGCTTCAACATGTTCCGCATGTCCATCTCTTGGAGCCGCATCTTCCCCAACGGCGACGACGCCGAGCCCAACGAGGCCGGCCTCGCCTTTTACGACCGCGTCTTCGACTGCCTGCGCGCTCACAATATCGAGCCGCTCGTGACCCTGTCGCACTACGAGATGCCCTATCACCTGGTCGAGAAATACAACGGCTGGGCGAGCCGCGAGCTCATCGGCTTCTTTGAGAAGTACTGCCAGACCGTCTTCGACCGCTATCAGGACAAGGTCAAGTTCTGGCTCACTTTCAACGAGATCAACTGCGGCACCCAGGACATGGGCAACCTCTTTGGGACCAGCATGATCCAGGGCTTTGAGGGCCCGGCTTCGGCGGTCCACACCACGCCGCAGGCCCGTATGCAGGCCCTGCATCACCAGTTTGTCGCCAGCGGCCGCGTCGTGCGCTATGCCCACGAGCACTATCCGCAGTTTAAGATGGGCAACATGGACTGCTTCATCCTCTCCTATGCTGCCACGTGCGATCCGGCCGACGTGTTCGCCACGCAGCAGGAGATGAATACCATGAACTGGTACTGCTCCGACGTGCAGGTGCGCGGCAAGTATCCGTTCTATGCCAAGCGCTTCTGGGCCGAGAACGATGTCGAGCTTGTGATGGAGGACGGTGACCTGCAGGATATCGCCGACGGCGAGGTCGATTTCTACACCTTTAGCTACTACATGTCCGGCACCGTGGGCACCCACAAGGATCACGAGATGACCGAGGGCAACATGACCTTTGGCGGCAAGAATCCCTATCTGGAGTCCACCGACTGGGGCTGGCAGATCGATCCGCTGGGTCTGCGCATCGCCCTCAACGAGATTTACGCCCGCTACGAGATTCCGCTGATGGTGGTCGAGAACGGCATGGGCGCCTACGATGAGGTCGAGGAGGACGGCTCCATCCACGACCCGTATCGTATCGCCTACTTGCAGAGCCACGTCAAGGCCATGGGCGAGGCCATTGCCGACGGCGTCGACCTGATCGCCTACACCTGGTGGGGCCCCATCGACCTGGTTTCCGCCGGTACCGGCGAGATGCGCAAGCGCTACGGCTTCATTCACGTCGATAAGTACGACGACGGCACCGGTACCTACGAGCGCCGCCGCAAGGACAGCTTCTACGCCTACCAGAAGATCATCAAGTCCAACGGTGCCGAGGGCCTGGATTAA
- a CDS encoding PTS glucose transporter subunit IIA, producing the protein MGLFDMFKKKAEPAAAAAPASISASAGADVLCSPVKGKVIKMADVPDPVFGGEVLGKGCAVWPEDDLVYAPCDGKVTVTMGHAVGLQSDSGIEVLVHVGVDTVNMNGDGFEGFVKADDVVKAGQPMLKIDRAKIAAAGYKDCVVVAVSNTAEFADVELAVEADSAVAAGDAIVKVVRK; encoded by the coding sequence ATGGGTCTGTTTGATATGTTCAAGAAGAAGGCTGAGCCCGCGGCTGCCGCTGCTCCGGCCTCCATCTCTGCTTCTGCCGGCGCCGACGTGCTGTGCTCGCCCGTCAAGGGCAAGGTCATCAAGATGGCCGACGTGCCCGATCCCGTCTTTGGTGGCGAGGTTCTGGGCAAGGGCTGCGCCGTGTGGCCCGAGGACGACCTGGTCTACGCCCCCTGCGACGGCAAGGTGACCGTCACCATGGGTCATGCCGTGGGTCTGCAGTCCGATAGCGGCATCGAGGTTCTGGTGCACGTTGGCGTCGATACCGTCAACATGAACGGCGACGGCTTCGAGGGCTTCGTCAAGGCCGACGACGTCGTGAAGGCCGGTCAGCCCATGCTCAAGATCGACCGCGCCAAGATCGCTGCCGCCGGTTACAAGGACTGCGTCGTCGTAGCCGTGTCCAACACCGCCGAGTTTGCCGATGTCGAACTCGCCGTCGAGGCCGACTCCGCTGTCGCCGCCGGTGACGCCATCGTTAAGGTCGTCCGCAAGTAA
- a CDS encoding HAD family hydrolase, with protein MAAAFSHVIFDLDGTILNTLEDLAAAGNHTCEMHGWPTFAVDEYRYKVGNGMLKLVERFMPAEYAGDGRMFEQTLAEFRAYYGEHKEDHTAPYAGTIEMLDRLRAAGVQLAVLTNKDHVSAVPLIEKYFGSERFALVQGRVDAFPPKPEAPVTLHVMKELGADPATTLYVGDSNVDVLTGHNAGLKSAGVSWGFRGRAELEAAGADYVVDTQAELAALILGE; from the coding sequence ATGGCAGCAGCTTTTTCCCATGTGATCTTTGACCTGGACGGCACCATTCTCAACACGCTCGAGGACCTGGCGGCCGCCGGCAACCATACCTGCGAGATGCACGGCTGGCCCACGTTTGCCGTAGACGAGTACCGCTACAAGGTGGGAAACGGCATGCTCAAGCTGGTCGAGCGCTTTATGCCCGCCGAGTATGCAGGCGACGGCCGTATGTTTGAGCAGACGCTTGCCGAGTTTAGGGCCTATTACGGCGAGCACAAGGAGGACCACACTGCCCCCTATGCCGGTACTATCGAGATGCTCGACCGCCTGCGCGCCGCGGGCGTGCAGCTTGCCGTGCTCACCAACAAGGACCACGTCTCGGCGGTTCCGCTTATCGAGAAATACTTTGGTTCCGAGCGCTTTGCGCTGGTGCAGGGCCGCGTCGATGCGTTTCCTCCCAAGCCCGAGGCGCCTGTTACGCTGCATGTGATGAAAGAGCTAGGCGCCGACCCGGCAACCACACTCTATGTGGGCGATTCCAATGTCGATGTTTTGACCGGCCACAACGCTGGCCTTAAGAGTGCGGGCGTCAGCTGGGGCTTCCGCGGCCGTGCAGAGCTGGAAGCCGCCGGCGCCGACTACGTAGTGGACACCCAGGCAGAGCTCGCGGCGCTGATTCTGGGCGAGTAA
- the hypE gene encoding hydrogenase expression/formation protein HypE, with protein MSRTATDSTVLLGHGSGGQMMKRIIDEVFLDAFGSPELLEGNDAGVAALPASGRIAMSTDSFVVSPQFFPGGNIGRLAVCGTVNDVATSGANVRYLSCGFILEEGYPMDKLRQIVQTMAETAHEAGVKIITGDTKVVERGGADGVYINTAGVGEVPAGVTLSGANCRPGDAILVSGTLGDHGIAIMSQREGLAFSSAIESDAAPLNHLIADVLAAAPGTRCFRDPTRGGLASTLNEFAQASGVAMEVDEDAVPVRPDVQAACEMLGYDVLQVANEGKMVAVVPAEQADAALAAMRAACYGENAAIIGRVLPLAEGARPAVRVRTGWGSTRILDMLVGEQLPRIC; from the coding sequence ATGTCCCGTACTGCCACCGATAGCACTGTCCTGTTGGGCCACGGCTCTGGCGGCCAGATGATGAAACGCATCATCGATGAGGTCTTTTTGGATGCCTTTGGGTCGCCCGAACTGCTCGAGGGCAACGATGCCGGCGTCGCTGCGCTGCCCGCGAGCGGGCGCATCGCCATGTCGACCGACAGCTTTGTAGTCTCGCCGCAGTTCTTCCCCGGCGGCAATATCGGCCGACTCGCCGTGTGCGGAACCGTTAACGACGTCGCGACCTCGGGCGCCAACGTGCGCTACCTCTCATGCGGCTTTATCCTCGAAGAGGGCTACCCCATGGACAAGCTGCGTCAAATCGTGCAGACCATGGCCGAGACGGCACATGAGGCAGGCGTGAAGATTATCACCGGCGACACCAAGGTGGTCGAGCGTGGCGGTGCCGACGGCGTCTATATCAATACCGCCGGCGTGGGCGAGGTGCCTGCAGGCGTGACGCTCAGCGGTGCCAACTGCCGGCCCGGCGACGCCATCCTGGTATCGGGTACGCTAGGCGACCACGGCATCGCCATCATGAGCCAACGCGAGGGCCTGGCGTTTTCGAGCGCCATCGAAAGCGACGCCGCACCGCTCAACCATCTGATTGCCGACGTGCTCGCCGCTGCCCCCGGCACCCGCTGCTTCCGCGACCCCACGCGCGGCGGCCTGGCATCCACGCTCAACGAGTTTGCCCAGGCCAGCGGCGTTGCCATGGAGGTCGACGAGGATGCCGTGCCCGTGCGCCCCGACGTGCAGGCAGCCTGCGAGATGCTCGGCTACGATGTGCTGCAGGTGGCAAACGAGGGCAAGATGGTTGCCGTGGTGCCGGCTGAGCAGGCCGATGCCGCGCTGGCCGCCATGCGCGCCGCTTGCTACGGCGAAAACGCTGCCATTATCGGCCGCGTGCTGCCGCTTGCCGAGGGCGCCCGTCCCGCCGTGCGCGTACGCACCGGCTGGGGCTCGACCCGCATCCTCGACATGCTCGTGGGAGAGCAGCTGCCGAGGATTTGCTAA
- the hypD gene encoding hydrogenase formation protein HypD, protein MAAGQPARSGIGFSAFRDPKLARELIERIRELVGDRAINLMEVCGTHTVSIGRYGFRSIMPAGLKLLSGPGCPVCVTANRDIDHAIALAKMDGAIITTFGDMMRVPGSSTSLAAQKATGRDIRIVYSPLDALDIAEHNPDRPVIFMGVGFETTTPTIAAAILEADARGLQNFSVYCAHKTTPPALRAIANDPETTIDGFILPGHVATITGLAPFDFLVDEFNTPGVVTGFEPVDILQGICMLVQMVVEGQPAIDNAYRRGVNADGNPVARQLVEQVFEPCDTTWRGLGPIANSGLSIRPEFSRFDARTRFDVPVETTVEPRGCRCGDVLRGAITPSDCPLFGQACTPEHPVGPCMVSSEGSCAAYFRYRG, encoded by the coding sequence GTGGCGGCCGGACAGCCGGCTCGCTCCGGTATCGGCTTTTCGGCATTCCGCGATCCCAAGCTGGCTCGCGAGCTCATCGAGCGCATCCGTGAACTCGTCGGTGACCGCGCCATCAACCTTATGGAAGTCTGCGGCACGCACACCGTGAGCATCGGTCGCTATGGCTTTCGCTCCATTATGCCTGCCGGGCTCAAACTGCTGAGCGGTCCGGGTTGCCCCGTCTGTGTTACCGCCAACCGCGATATCGACCATGCAATCGCGCTCGCCAAGATGGACGGCGCCATCATCACCACCTTTGGCGACATGATGCGCGTGCCCGGGTCGTCTACCTCGCTCGCCGCGCAAAAGGCGACGGGGCGCGATATTCGCATTGTGTACTCCCCGCTCGATGCACTCGATATCGCCGAACACAACCCCGATCGCCCGGTCATCTTTATGGGCGTCGGCTTTGAGACCACGACGCCTACCATCGCCGCCGCCATCCTGGAGGCAGACGCGCGCGGGCTGCAGAACTTCTCGGTCTACTGTGCCCATAAGACCACGCCGCCGGCGCTGCGCGCCATCGCCAACGATCCCGAGACCACTATCGACGGCTTTATCCTGCCGGGCCACGTCGCCACCATCACGGGCTTAGCCCCCTTTGACTTTTTGGTCGACGAGTTCAATACCCCAGGCGTAGTCACCGGATTTGAGCCGGTCGATATTCTGCAGGGCATCTGCATGCTGGTCCAGATGGTTGTTGAGGGGCAGCCCGCAATCGACAACGCCTACCGCCGTGGCGTCAACGCAGACGGCAACCCCGTGGCGCGCCAGCTGGTCGAGCAGGTGTTTGAGCCATGCGACACCACGTGGCGCGGGCTGGGGCCGATTGCCAACTCGGGCCTTTCCATCCGCCCCGAGTTCTCGCGCTTTGATGCCCGCACTCGCTTTGATGTGCCCGTTGAGACGACGGTCGAGCCGCGTGGGTGCCGCTGCGGCGACGTGCTGCGCGGGGCCATTACGCCGAGCGACTGCCCTCTGTTCGGCCAAGCTTGTACACCCGAGCATCCCGTCGGCCCCTGCATGGTGAGTTCCGAGGGCAGCTGTGCAGCATATTTCCGCTACCGAGGCTAA
- a CDS encoding HypC/HybG/HupF family hydrogenase formation chaperone → MCLAVPGKVVKRDDDLKATVDMMGIERPVSLRLVPTAQVGDYILVHAGFGIQIVDEQEAQETLDLVNTMTELAKEDQLATNPAEAY, encoded by the coding sequence ATGTGCCTTGCCGTTCCCGGTAAAGTGGTCAAACGCGACGACGACCTTAAGGCGACCGTCGACATGATGGGCATCGAGCGCCCCGTTTCGCTGCGCCTCGTGCCGACGGCACAGGTAGGCGACTATATTCTCGTGCACGCCGGCTTTGGCATTCAGATTGTCGACGAGCAGGAGGCGCAGGAGACGCTCGACCTGGTCAACACCATGACCGAGCTGGCCAAAGAGGACCAGCTGGCCACCAACCCGGCGGAGGCTTACTAG
- the hypF gene encoding carbamoyltransferase HypF gives MRHVHIHVTGIVQGVGMRPFVYREAMAHGICGWVLNAGDGVHIEAHALAGALDAFVAALSEHAPAAARVEHVEVVDLAANGWDAANEEGFRIVASQNQTAHTTLVSPDIATCDDCLRELFDPADRRYHYPFINCTNCGPRFTIIRSLPYDRAATSMDRFPMCPECAAEYANPLDRRFHAQPDACFNCGPHITWREASVGDEPGEAAAPLAVGTTRETSDAIIDRCVELLAVGGIVAIKGLGGFHLACDASNEQAVAELRRRKRRSNKPLAVMVRDLADVERLCHVNDVERGLLAGSIRPIVLLRRRAVCESGGSPDALALAPSVAHDLPELGVMLPYTPLQHLLLAEAEARGMHALVMTSGNLSEEPIETDDDLAWEHLVAAGIADALLGNDRAILSRYDDSVVRVVDGAVMPVRRARGYAPQPLPLPALDGAPSCVLACGPQQKATIALTREGTNGEATCFVSQHIGDVENGGTFDAWNAARTRLEDLFDLAPAALACDVHPSYLSSQWAREQARKCNLSLVEVQHHHAHIASVMAEAIAAGQLTTDARVLGIAFDGTGAGTDGTIWGGEFLVASLGGFERAAHLRTWALPGGAASVRDARRNAFALLSELGLLEHPGAARLLDSLDEQTRSVTATMIERGINSPRTSSMGRLFDAAAAILGICDKATYEGEPAIEFEAAAWRALSSESACPTGNMASFSVTESSRPDDCHVLNSRPLFEALLEGIRTGVPAGKLALDFHVTIARASARIASEICVREGIDTVALSGGVFMNRLLLQFLTRELKSTGLTVLVSHTAPVNDGCIAYGQAAVANARLAQTTSR, from the coding sequence ATGCGGCATGTGCATATTCATGTAACGGGCATTGTGCAGGGCGTTGGCATGCGGCCGTTTGTGTATCGCGAGGCCATGGCGCATGGCATTTGCGGATGGGTGCTCAACGCGGGCGACGGCGTGCATATCGAAGCGCATGCTCTGGCCGGTGCGCTCGATGCTTTTGTTGCCGCGCTTTCTGAGCATGCGCCCGCGGCAGCCCGCGTAGAGCATGTCGAGGTTGTGGACCTGGCAGCCAACGGTTGGGATGCCGCCAATGAAGAGGGTTTTCGCATCGTAGCATCGCAGAACCAGACCGCGCACACGACGCTCGTCTCGCCCGATATCGCCACCTGCGACGATTGCCTGCGCGAGCTGTTCGATCCCGCCGACCGACGCTATCATTACCCCTTTATCAACTGCACTAACTGCGGCCCACGCTTTACCATCATCCGATCGCTGCCTTATGACCGAGCGGCTACCTCGATGGACCGTTTTCCCATGTGCCCTGAGTGTGCCGCGGAGTATGCCAATCCGCTCGACCGTCGCTTTCACGCGCAGCCCGATGCCTGCTTTAATTGCGGGCCGCACATTACGTGGCGCGAAGCGAGCGTGGGCGATGAGCCGGGCGAAGCCGCCGCGCCGCTGGCCGTCGGCACCACGCGCGAGACCAGCGACGCCATTATCGACCGCTGCGTTGAGCTGCTGGCCGTTGGTGGCATCGTCGCCATCAAGGGCCTGGGCGGATTTCACTTGGCATGCGACGCCTCCAACGAGCAGGCGGTAGCCGAGCTTCGCCGCCGCAAACGCCGCAGCAACAAACCGCTTGCCGTTATGGTACGCGACCTTGCCGACGTTGAACGCCTGTGCCATGTCAACGACGTTGAACGCGGCTTGCTGGCCGGCAGCATTCGCCCCATTGTGCTGCTGCGCCGACGTGCTGTTTGCGAGAGCGGCGGCTCCCCCGACGCCCTCGCGCTCGCGCCGTCCGTCGCGCACGACCTTCCCGAACTCGGTGTTATGCTCCCCTACACCCCGCTTCAGCATCTGTTGCTTGCCGAGGCAGAAGCCCGCGGTATGCACGCGCTCGTCATGACCAGCGGAAACCTGAGCGAAGAACCCATCGAGACCGACGACGACCTTGCCTGGGAACACCTCGTTGCCGCCGGCATCGCCGACGCGTTGCTCGGTAACGACCGCGCAATTCTGTCGCGCTACGACGACTCTGTGGTACGCGTGGTCGACGGCGCCGTTATGCCCGTTCGCCGCGCTCGCGGATATGCACCCCAGCCGCTGCCGTTGCCGGCGCTCGACGGCGCTCCGTCCTGTGTGCTCGCCTGCGGGCCACAACAAAAGGCCACGATTGCGCTCACGCGTGAAGGGACGAACGGCGAGGCAACCTGTTTTGTGTCGCAGCATATCGGCGATGTTGAAAACGGCGGGACCTTCGATGCCTGGAACGCCGCGCGCACGCGCTTGGAAGATCTCTTTGACTTGGCGCCCGCCGCCTTGGCCTGCGATGTACATCCCAGCTATCTATCGAGCCAGTGGGCGCGCGAGCAGGCGCGAAAATGCAATCTGTCACTCGTCGAGGTGCAGCACCATCATGCGCATATCGCGAGCGTAATGGCCGAGGCTATCGCCGCGGGCCAGCTTACAACCGACGCGCGCGTCCTTGGCATCGCCTTTGACGGCACCGGCGCCGGCACCGATGGGACCATTTGGGGCGGCGAGTTTCTTGTTGCCAGCCTTGGCGGCTTTGAGCGCGCCGCGCATTTGCGCACCTGGGCGCTCCCCGGCGGGGCGGCCTCCGTGCGCGACGCCCGCCGCAACGCCTTTGCCCTGCTCAGTGAGCTCGGCCTACTCGAGCACCCAGGCGCCGCTCGGCTTTTGGACAGCCTCGACGAGCAAACGCGCAGCGTGACAGCCACCATGATCGAGCGCGGCATCAACAGCCCGCGTACCAGCAGCATGGGGCGTCTCTTTGATGCCGCGGCAGCAATTCTGGGCATCTGCGACAAGGCAACCTACGAGGGCGAACCCGCCATAGAATTCGAAGCCGCCGCCTGGCGCGCGCTCAGTAGTGAAAGTGCCTGCCCCACCGGCAATATGGCCAGCTTTTCCGTAACCGAATCATCCCGTCCGGACGACTGCCATGTTCTGAACTCCAGACCGCTTTTTGAGGCGCTTTTGGAGGGAATCAGGACCGGCGTGCCCGCCGGCAAGCTCGCGCTCGACTTCCATGTCACCATCGCACGCGCGTCGGCCCGCATCGCAAGCGAGATCTGCGTCCGTGAAGGCATCGACACCGTCGCGCTTTCGGGCGGCGTGTTCATGAACCGACTCCTGCTTCAGTTCCTCACCCGCGAGCTCAAAAGCACAGGCCTTACTGTCCTTGTCTCCCACACCGCACCCGTCAATGACGGCTGCATCGCCTACGGTCAGGCGGCGGTCGCAAACGCTCGTCTTGCGCAGACAACATCGCGATAG
- the nikR gene encoding nickel-responsive transcriptional regulator NikR: MVEHEHGCGYEHEHPHGADGDAGCHCSGSGSELVRFSVTAPDDLLRRFDEQIARRGDVANRSEAVRDLIRASIAKEQMRTPDEHVIGSLTMIYDHHTGDLTRRLDEVQHDYTDEIVSTMHVHLDHHNCLEILALKGRGERVYELADRLLGLRGVKHGELTCAATKQSLGL; encoded by the coding sequence GTGGTCGAACACGAGCACGGCTGCGGGTACGAGCACGAGCATCCGCACGGGGCGGACGGTGACGCGGGCTGCCACTGTAGTGGTTCCGGCTCCGAGCTGGTCCGCTTTTCGGTTACCGCACCGGACGACCTGCTGCGCCGTTTTGACGAACAGATCGCGCGCCGCGGCGACGTGGCCAACCGCTCCGAGGCCGTGCGCGACCTGATTCGCGCCTCGATCGCCAAGGAGCAGATGCGCACGCCCGATGAGCATGTTATCGGGTCGCTCACCATGATCTACGACCACCATACCGGCGACCTGACGCGCCGTCTGGACGAAGTGCAGCACGACTACACCGACGAGATCGTATCGACCATGCACGTGCATCTGGATCACCACAACTGCTTGGAGATTCTGGCGCTCAAGGGTCGCGGCGAGCGCGTCTACGAACTAGCCGACCGTCTGCTGGGCCTGCGCGGCGTTAAGCACGGCGAGCTCACGTGCGCCGCCACCAAGCAGAGCCTGGGGCTGTAG
- the trxA gene encoding thioredoxin, giving the protein MADINQITPENFDSIVNDSLPVLVDFWAPWCGPCRSLSPIVDEVADELAGKLAVAKCNVDDNQDLAMKYGVMSIPTLIVFKNGEEIDRSVGALPKARLQALLEKHL; this is encoded by the coding sequence ATGGCTGACATTAATCAGATTACCCCCGAGAACTTCGATTCCATCGTTAACGACAGCCTGCCCGTGCTGGTCGATTTTTGGGCACCGTGGTGCGGGCCCTGTCGATCCCTCTCGCCCATCGTTGACGAGGTTGCCGATGAGCTGGCGGGCAAGCTTGCCGTTGCCAAATGCAACGTCGACGACAACCAGGACCTGGCCATGAAGTATGGCGTCATGAGCATCCCCACGCTGATTGTGTTTAAGAACGGCGAGGAGATTGACCGCTCGGTCGGCGCGCTGCCCAAGGCGAGGCTGCAGGCGCTGTTGGAGAAGCATCTGTAA
- a CDS encoding sensor histidine kinase, with the protein MVSSVEMVLWAIHHATTLLFGVFASAALCGIEINRRHALELVGVGAATGAAFSIANVVGGELFARQVYPLVVHLPLTVYLCARYHLSPLLATLGVTSAYLSCQFSNWMGIAAFAATDSQIAYYLARIATTLGVFAVLLHWAGDIGPRLAIKSPTELGILLILPLVYYIFDYATNVYTTLFHSGSVVTVEFLAFALCAFYLMFLAVYLREYEEKETAERERWMLETRDSAAIKELEAWRQSGRELSVLRHDMRHFLRGLAALIEEGHTDEALKRIDELCEAGDRTAVRRFCANETVNIALSSFNSDINRNDITANLRAAVPETIHVGDADLFSVLSNALENAITAASAAPQGKRFVDLDLRLEDGQLLLLVSNTFDRAPRMVDGMPVTQHAGHGFGTKSIKLAVERMNGNCQFRINGDRFELRAVM; encoded by the coding sequence ATGGTCTCCTCGGTCGAAATGGTCCTTTGGGCAATCCACCACGCCACAACGCTACTCTTTGGCGTCTTTGCTTCGGCGGCGTTGTGCGGTATCGAAATCAATCGACGCCATGCGCTCGAGTTGGTGGGGGTCGGAGCCGCAACCGGCGCTGCCTTTTCGATCGCCAATGTCGTTGGCGGAGAGCTTTTTGCCCGTCAGGTCTATCCGCTCGTCGTGCACTTGCCGCTTACCGTCTACCTATGCGCGCGCTACCACTTGAGTCCGCTGCTCGCGACGTTGGGCGTCACCAGCGCCTATCTGAGCTGCCAGTTCAGCAATTGGATGGGCATCGCCGCATTTGCCGCAACCGATTCTCAGATCGCGTACTATCTGGCACGCATCGCTACCACGCTCGGCGTCTTTGCCGTCCTGCTGCATTGGGCCGGCGACATTGGACCCCGCCTGGCGATTAAAAGCCCCACCGAGCTGGGCATCCTTTTAATCCTGCCGCTCGTCTATTACATCTTTGACTACGCCACCAACGTCTACACCACGCTGTTCCACTCGGGCTCGGTGGTGACGGTTGAGTTTTTGGCATTTGCGCTCTGTGCCTTCTATCTTATGTTTCTTGCCGTTTACCTGCGCGAATACGAAGAAAAGGAAACCGCCGAGCGAGAGCGTTGGATGCTCGAAACCCGCGACAGCGCCGCCATCAAAGAGCTCGAGGCTTGGCGTCAATCTGGACGCGAGCTGTCGGTTCTTCGCCACGATATGCGCCACTTCCTACGCGGCCTGGCCGCTTTAATTGAGGAGGGCCACACCGACGAGGCGCTCAAACGCATCGACGAACTCTGCGAAGCCGGCGACCGCACCGCCGTACGCCGCTTCTGCGCCAACGAGACCGTAAACATCGCGCTTTCGTCATTTAACTCGGATATCAATAGAAACGACATTACCGCCAACCTGCGCGCCGCCGTACCCGAAACCATCCACGTAGGTGACGCCGACCTGTTTAGCGTGCTCTCAAATGCCTTGGAAAACGCTATCACCGCCGCAAGCGCCGCACCCCAAGGAAAGCGATTCGTCGACCTTGACCTGCGACTTGAGGACGGCCAGCTGTTGCTGTTAGTCTCCAACACGTTTGACCGCGCGCCGCGCATGGTCGACGGCATGCCCGTGACCCAGCATGCAGGCCACGGCTTTGGCACCAAGAGCATCAAACTTGCCGTGGAGCGCATGAACGGCAACTGCCAGTTCCGCATTAACGGCGATCGATTTGAGCTGCGCGCTGTGATGTAA
- a CDS encoding LytR/AlgR family response regulator transcription factor, which yields MLKIIACDDDVAFLDRLHRMIDRWSTETGTAVDVALVTRGEDLLARHAASRADIILLDMIMPLVNGMDTARELRQADTAVRLVFLTSSPEFALESYEVRAFDYLLKPVTYERLTQLLDELSSMRPAATDELVIKTSFGYHALRLSDIEYAEARNKHVVFHLRDGRDIEALESFRSVEDRLAQNATFFKCHRSYQVNLRNIDHFNRTDIVMRSGVCIPLSRSSKQGFQDAYFAVRFEGGRH from the coding sequence ATGCTCAAGATTATTGCCTGCGACGATGATGTCGCTTTTCTAGATAGACTGCACCGGATGATCGACCGTTGGTCGACTGAGACGGGCACGGCGGTCGATGTTGCGCTCGTCACGCGCGGCGAGGACCTGCTGGCTCGCCATGCCGCATCGCGCGCCGACATCATCCTGCTCGACATGATCATGCCGCTCGTCAACGGCATGGACACCGCGCGCGAATTGCGCCAGGCCGATACCGCCGTGCGTCTGGTGTTCCTTACCTCGTCGCCCGAGTTTGCACTGGAGTCCTACGAGGTCCGCGCCTTCGACTATCTGCTCAAGCCCGTGACTTACGAGCGCCTGACGCAGTTACTCGACGAGCTTTCGAGCATGCGCCCGGCGGCAACCGACGAGCTCGTGATCAAAACGTCCTTTGGCTACCACGCCCTGCGCCTGTCCGACATCGAATATGCCGAGGCGCGCAACAAGCACGTGGTCTTCCACCTGCGCGACGGACGCGATATCGAGGCACTCGAGTCGTTCCGCAGCGTCGAGGACCGTTTGGCGCAAAATGCCACCTTCTTTAAATGCCACCGTAGCTACCAGGTCAACTTGCGCAACATCGACCACTTCAATCGCACGGACATCGTCATGCGCTCCGGCGTGTGCATTCCGCTGTCGCGCAGCAGCAAGCAGGGGTTCCAAGACGCCTACTTTGCAGTGCGCTTTGAGGGTGGGAGACACTGA